The Trinickia acidisoli genome includes a window with the following:
- a CDS encoding type VI secretion system Vgr family protein encodes MQNNRLLTLSFPQGDAPHEILLANRLEGEESLSRDFRFVIEILSDNAKLDPKDFVGKLISVQLLRNDGSFRYFNGYIFSFRLVRTDGGVVFYEAEMGPWMRYLSLRKNNRLFLDQGIRGQTAIIFQDYGVLPVWEWKVREKDPLMSMACQFDEHDHNYVHRRWEHLGWCYWYEHTATEHKLIISDPVRQEPAIDGESPEIAYQSEAGSQEADGIASWSPIEHVTSTHIAESRTDFKEPELNARSGGLVDARTDAWKARGGQKLEWYRYAGAYGHRNTDDGSQKTSRQIEAIEAIARQWEASGNNRFVMPGRWFQLTDHFGDALSRNHYDDQYLITFAHHVATNNYLQGAGAKATYSNRFTCVSKRTPWRPARGYNSVDTRILAPQTATVVGPENESLYTDEYGRVLLQFHWDREDKYTTWVRVSSGWAGGDQGMSALPRIGSEVIVQWLDGNPDHPIVTGRMQNASNLSAWRLPHQRALTGIRSRELVGDAGNRAAGRSNHLVLDDTANAIQAQLKSDHAVSQLSLGSITRIEAWQGRQDARGEGFELRTDAVGAIRSGKGMLVSTEARASGKSHIADVSEPASRLANAQELHDELGKLAQQHRAQDSGGDQSSVADALQTQVDGIKGGAAGGGDGSFPELNEPHLLLAGAGGLQATTPATVHVSGGEHVALTAGRNVSVTAGKSFLASAAEKISLFVQNAGMKLFAAKGKVEIQAHSDNIELTAQKTVKVLSATENIEAAAAKEILLTAGGAYIRIKDGNIEIHAPGKIDIKGAQHSFGGPTSLAETYNLEGKKADMRIRYVDADGNVPTGESLHLAAEDGTTHGVSLDGEGKAELKNINFGSLTAVQPKRVGD; translated from the coding sequence ATGCAGAACAATCGGCTATTGACGCTGTCGTTCCCGCAAGGCGATGCGCCGCACGAGATCCTATTGGCGAACCGCCTCGAAGGCGAAGAATCCCTATCGCGCGATTTCCGATTCGTTATTGAGATATTGTCCGATAACGCCAAGCTCGATCCCAAAGATTTCGTCGGTAAGCTGATCTCGGTGCAATTGCTGCGCAACGACGGCAGCTTTCGGTATTTCAACGGCTACATCTTCTCGTTTCGGCTCGTGCGAACCGATGGCGGCGTCGTATTTTACGAAGCGGAGATGGGGCCGTGGATGCGCTATCTGTCACTGCGCAAAAACAACCGGCTGTTCTTGGATCAGGGTATCCGTGGTCAAACCGCCATCATTTTCCAAGATTACGGCGTGCTGCCGGTATGGGAGTGGAAGGTCCGCGAGAAGGACCCTTTGATGTCGATGGCGTGCCAGTTCGACGAGCACGACCACAATTACGTGCACCGCCGCTGGGAGCATTTGGGTTGGTGCTACTGGTACGAGCATACGGCGACGGAGCATAAGCTGATCATCTCCGATCCGGTGCGCCAGGAGCCGGCAATCGACGGCGAGAGCCCCGAGATTGCCTACCAGAGCGAGGCGGGCTCGCAGGAAGCGGACGGTATCGCGTCATGGTCGCCGATCGAGCACGTCACGTCTACGCACATTGCGGAGTCGCGCACCGACTTCAAGGAGCCCGAGCTGAACGCGCGCTCCGGTGGCTTGGTCGATGCGCGGACCGATGCGTGGAAGGCCCGTGGCGGACAGAAGCTGGAGTGGTATCGGTACGCCGGCGCATATGGACACCGCAACACGGACGATGGGTCGCAGAAAACGAGCCGGCAGATCGAGGCGATCGAAGCGATTGCGCGGCAGTGGGAGGCGAGCGGCAACAACCGCTTCGTCATGCCGGGACGGTGGTTTCAACTGACGGACCACTTCGGAGATGCGCTGAGCCGCAACCACTACGACGACCAATACCTGATTACCTTCGCGCATCACGTCGCGACGAACAACTACCTTCAGGGTGCCGGTGCGAAGGCGACATACAGCAACCGCTTTACGTGCGTGAGCAAACGCACGCCGTGGCGGCCGGCGCGTGGGTATAACAGCGTCGACACGCGCATCCTGGCGCCGCAGACGGCGACTGTCGTGGGACCGGAGAACGAGAGCCTGTACACGGATGAGTACGGCCGAGTGCTCTTGCAATTCCACTGGGACCGCGAGGACAAATACACGACGTGGGTGCGTGTATCGAGCGGCTGGGCGGGGGGAGATCAAGGCATGAGCGCGCTGCCTCGGATCGGCTCCGAGGTCATTGTGCAATGGCTCGACGGCAATCCGGACCATCCGATTGTGACGGGCCGCATGCAGAACGCGTCGAACCTGTCGGCGTGGCGGTTGCCGCATCAACGCGCGTTGACGGGCATTCGCAGCCGCGAGCTCGTGGGCGATGCAGGCAACCGAGCAGCCGGTCGCAGCAATCACTTGGTGCTGGACGATACGGCGAACGCCATTCAGGCCCAGCTAAAAAGTGATCATGCGGTCAGTCAGTTATCGCTGGGGAGCATCACGCGCATCGAGGCTTGGCAGGGTCGGCAGGACGCACGCGGCGAGGGCTTTGAGTTGCGTACTGATGCAGTCGGGGCGATTCGCTCGGGCAAGGGTATGTTGGTCAGTACCGAGGCTCGGGCGTCAGGTAAGTCGCACATCGCGGATGTAAGTGAGCCGGCATCGCGTCTAGCAAATGCGCAGGAACTGCACGACGAACTGGGCAAACTGGCCCAACAGCATCGGGCGCAGGATAGCGGGGGCGACCAAAGCAGCGTGGCCGATGCGTTGCAGACGCAGGTCGACGGCATCAAGGGCGGCGCGGCTGGTGGCGGCGATGGTTCGTTTCCCGAGCTGAACGAACCGCATCTGCTGCTTGCCGGAGCAGGCGGGCTGCAAGCAACGACGCCGGCGACCGTCCACGTTAGTGGTGGCGAGCATGTGGCGCTCACCGCGGGCCGCAACGTGTCGGTTACTGCCGGCAAATCGTTCTTAGCAAGCGCGGCAGAGAAGATCAGCTTGTTCGTCCAGAATGCAGGGATGAAGCTCTTTGCGGCGAAGGGCAAGGTCGAGATTCAGGCGCATTCGGACAATATCGAACTGACGGCACAGAAGACGGTGAAGGTCCTGTCGGCGACAGAGAACATTGAGGCTGCGGCCGCGAAAGAGATACTGCTTACAGCGGGCGGTGCGTACATCAGGATAAAGGACGGCAACATTGAGATTCATGCACCGGGAAAGATTGATATCAAGGGCGCGCAGCATTCGTTCGGCGGCCCGACAAGCCTTGCCGAAACGTACAACCTCGAAGGGAAAAAGGCCGATATGCGCATCCGCTATGTCGATGCCGACGGTAACGTGCCAACTGGCGAATCACTCCATCTGGCTGCGGAAGACGGCACAACACATGGCGTCTCGCTTGATGGCGAAGGAAAGGCAGAGTTGAAGAATATCAATTTTGGGTCTTTAACGGCAGTGCAGCCGAAACGTGTCGGAGATTAA
- a CDS encoding PAAR domain-containing protein, whose product MRRYLILNDDKTTVNGTVVAKPTTIRFERRDVAHEGDDVQCPACNTTGKIKCDGPRQVMTAPDGRHAALSDDLCICKCDPPPKLVASQQSMSVDS is encoded by the coding sequence ATGAGGCGTTACCTGATCCTTAACGACGACAAGACCACTGTGAACGGAACGGTAGTCGCCAAGCCAACCACGATCCGATTCGAACGCCGTGACGTCGCCCACGAGGGCGACGATGTGCAATGTCCGGCATGTAATACGACTGGCAAAATCAAATGCGACGGTCCTCGTCAAGTGATGACCGCGCCCGATGGCCGGCATGCGGCCTTGAGCGACGATCTTTGCATCTGCAAGTGCGATCCGCCGCCGAAACTTGTTGCTTCACAACAATCGATGTCAGTCGACTCTTGA